One genomic window of Arachis stenosperma cultivar V10309 chromosome 10, arast.V10309.gnm1.PFL2, whole genome shotgun sequence includes the following:
- the LOC130955566 gene encoding probable CoA ligase CCL6, producing the protein MAEVYTVKVEEGREASNGKPSVGAVYRCIYAKDSLLQVPPQLHSPWDFFRDSVKRNPNCRMLGRRQKTESKEPGPYVWLTYQEVYDASIKMGSAMRSLGVNPGDHCGIYGSNCPEWIIAMEACNSHAVTYVPLYDTLGPHAVEFIINHAEVSIAFVQENKIPSILSCLERCCSNLKTIVSFGSVSSTQKKEAEKFGTCCFTWGEFLHLGSLDCDLPSKKKTDICTIMYTSGTTGDPKGVVIKNEAFMAEVLSIDQIISLTDRVATEEDVYFSFLPLAHVYDQIMETYCIHKNSSIGFWQGDVRFLLEDIQTLKPTIFCGVPRVFDRIYAGINNKVSSGGALQSALFHYAYNYKLRNLEKGLPQHKAAPLFDKLVFDKTKQALGGRVRILLSGAAPLPRHVEEFMRVTSGSTLSQGYGLTESCAGCFTAIGDVYSMTGTVGIPMTTIEARLESVPEMGYDALSSVPRGEICLRGVSLFSGYHKRQDLTHEVMLDGWFHTGDIGEWQPNGAMKIIDRKKNIFKLSQGEYIAVESIENKYLQCPLITSIWVYGNSFESFLVAVVVPERKALEDWALEHNLTADYKSLCDNLKARKYLLDNLNSTAQKHQLRGFELLKAVHLEPIPFDMERDLITPTFKLKRPQLLKYYKNHIEELYKEAKGTKV; encoded by the exons ATGGCAGAGGTTTATACTGTGAAAGTTGAGGAAGGAAGAGAAGCAAGTAATGGAAAGCCCTCAGTAGGAGCTGTGTATAGATGCATATATGCCAAAGATTCTCTCTTGCAAGTACCTCCTCAGTTACATTCACCTTGGGACTTCTTCAG GGACTCTGTTAAGAGGAATCCCAACTGTCGAATGCTCGGCCGGCGTCAGAAAACAGAATCCAAG GAGCCAGGTCCCTATGTATGGCTGACATATCAAGAGGTTTATGATGCTTCTATCAAAATGGGTTCTGCCATGAGAAGCCTAGGGGTTAATCCT GGTGATCATTGTGGCATTTATGGATCCAATTGCCCTGAATGGATTATTGCAATGGAG GCTTGCAATAGCCATGCAGTAACATATGTTCCATTATATGATACCCTTG GTCCTCATGCAGTGGAGTTTATCATAAATCATGCTGAAGTTTCAATAGCATTTGTACAAGAAAACAAGATTCCATct ATTTTGTCTTGTCTTGAAAGGTGCTGTTCAAATCTCAAAA CTATTGTGAGCTTTGGAAGTGTTTCAAGCACACAAAAGAAGGAAGCTGAGAAATTCGGAACATGTTGCTTCACATGGGGAGAGTTTCTACACTTG GGAAGTTTGGACTGTGATCTACCATCAAAAAAGAAGACTGATATTTGCACAATAATGTACACAAGTGGAACAACTGGAGATCCCAAAGGTGTTGTCATCAAGAATGAAGCTTTCATGGCTGAAGTCTTGTCTATTGACCAAATCATTTCACTAACAGACAGAGTG GCAACAGAGGAGGATGTGTACTTCTCCTTTCTTCCTCTTGCACATGTATATGACCAGATAATGGAAACTTATTGCATCCACAAGAACTCTTCAATAGGATTTTGGCAAGGG GATGTTAGGTTCCTGTTGGAAGATATTCAGACACTAAAACCAACCATATTTTGTGGTGTCCCTAGAGTTTTTGACCGTATTTATGCTG GTATAAACAACAAGGTTTCCTCTGGAGGAGCATTGCAAAGTGCATTGTTTCATTATGCATATAACTA CAAGTTGAGAAATCTAGAGAAGGGTCTTCCACAACACAAAGCAGCACCTTTGTTTGATAAGCTTGTGTTTGATAAG ACAAAACAAGCATTAGGTGGACGAGTTCGAATCTTGTTATCAGGAGCTGCTCCTTTGCCTAGACATGTTGAGGAGTTTATGAGGGTCACTAGTGGATCTACATTATCACAAGGATATG GTCTTACTGAAAGCTGTGCTGGGTGTTTCACAGCAATAGGTGATGTGTATTCAATGACAGGAACTGTTGGAATCCCCATGACAACCATTGAAGCAAGGCTTGAATCAGTGCCTGAGATGGGATATGATGCACTTTCCAGTGTGCCACGTGGAGAAATTTGCCTCAGAGGTGTTAGCTTGTTCTCTGGTTATCACAAGCGTCAAGATCTTACTCATGAGGTTATGCTTGATGGTTGGTTTCATACAG GTGACATTGGAGAGTGGCAACCAAATGGAGCAATGAAAATCATTGATAGAAAAAAGAACATCTTTAAGTTGTCTCAAGGAGAATATATTGCTGTGGAGAGCATAGAGAACAAGTATCTGCAATGCCCTCTTATAACTTCG ATTTGGGTATATGGAAATAGTTTTGAGTCATTCTTGGTGGCTGTGGTGGTTCCTGAAAGAAAGGCCCTTGAGGATTGGGCACTTGAGCATAATTTGACTGCAGATTATAAATCTTTATGTGATAATCTGAAGGCAAGAAAATACTTATTGGATAACCTCAACAGCACTGCTCAGAAACACCAA CTTAGAGGATTTGAGCTGCTAAAGGCTGTTCATTTGGAACCAATTCCCTTTGACATGGAGAGAGATTTAATAACCCCAACATTCAAGTTGAAGAGACCACAGTTGCTCAAGTATTATAAG AACCATATTGAGGAACTATACAAGGAAGCAAAGGGAACAAAGGTGTGA
- the LOC130955568 gene encoding cold-regulated 413 plasma membrane protein 1-like yields the protein MWKRNKKSYLAMRKEFEDEAAELIGSDLRDLGFAANKLAKNAVKLAAVSGAGVTVLESIASIAAIYLLILDRTNWNTNILTSLLIPYIFFSLPSWIFGFFRGDVGKWIALIAVVLRLFFPRRFPEWLELPAALILLIVVAPGLFASTVRNNAVGVIICLAIACYLLQEHIRASGGFRNSFTKPHGISNTLGIILLLVYPIWTLVLYIL from the exons ATGTGGAAGCGCAACAAGAAGAGCTACTTAGCAATGAGGAAGGAATTTGAAGATGAAGCAGCTGAATTAATTGGTTCAGATCTGAGGGACCTTGGTTTTGCTGCTAATAAACTCGCCAAAAACGCCGTTAAGCTAGCTGCTGTGTCCGGCGCCGGAGTCACTGTGCTTGAATCCATTGCTTCTATCGCTGCTAT CTATTTGCTGATTTTGGATCGTACAAACTGGAACACCAACATTCTTACATCATTACTCATTCCATACATTTTCTTCAGCTTACCTTCATGGATTTTCGGCTTCTTCAG GGGTGATGTTGGGAAATGGATTGCTTTAATTGCAGTTGTATTGCGTCTTTTCTTTCCAAGGCGCTTCCCTG AATGGCTGGaacttcctgctgctttgattCTGCTCATTGTGGTAGCTCCAGGTCTGTTTGCAAGCACCGTTAGAAACAATGCAGTAGGGGTGATAATATGCCTTGCCATTGCATGTTACTTGCTGCAAGAACATATTCGCGCTTCCGGTGGTTTCAGAAACTCCTTCACCAAACCTCACGGCATATCCAATACGTTAGGCATAATCCTTCTGTTGGTGTATCCTATCTGGACGCTCGTGCTCTACATTCTATAG